One genomic segment of Lysobacter sp. 5GHs7-4 includes these proteins:
- a CDS encoding amidohydrolase family protein encodes MPSHRLLVLALASALAATPAFAQNPPAPQPAPQPAPQDKDKADKPRDQLEQDALDPAGNDPARASAQTAKGASKPGEAKDEKKWDVSAAHGPTKSVRFETDEGTWMDVDVSPDGREIAFSLLGDLYRLPIAGGVAQRVTSGPAWEVQPRWSPDGRELAFTSDRGGGNNLWRVRADGSNPVQVTKEDFRLLNNPAWTPDGRFLIGRKHFTGERSLGAGELWMYHVAGSGGVQLTKQKNDQQDLGEPAVSPDGRYVYYSEDVTGGPSFQYNKNVHDTIYAIKRLDRQTGKSETLVSTSGGAVRPQPSPDGKSLAFVKRVREKSVLHVLDLASGEVRPVWDGLSHDQQEAWAIFGPYANFDWTPDSRAVVIWGQGKLWRVDMASGKAANVPFTAQVDQTVTAPLRFEQTLDEGRFTPKMIRDVATSADGKTLIFHAVGHLWRKRLPDGAPERITRDDSHYEYQPSFSADGRKLLYTTWSDQDLTAIYVADASGGGARKISREPGFYYSPRFSPDGRRIVYSKSGGGGLTGSLWSRDQGVYVMAADGSGAVRVAESGEAPQFNADGTRVYYLTGGGLKKKLMSVGLHGEDPREVYSLKYVDSVSISPDGNWIAFTELFNAYVAPLVATGSAVELSKDSKAMPVTQVSADVGSYLHWSADSKSLHWMVGDRYYSRDLRQSFAFLPGAPKELPKPSNDGGIAVGLSVAVDAPKDTVAFTHARIVTMRDAEKSQEVIEDGTLVVRGDTIVAVGPSASVAIPAGARSIDASGKTIVPGYVDVHAHAAHFGQGVVPQQNWAYYTNLAFGVTTMHDPSATTEFVFSEAELVKSGRMVGPRIFSTGTILYGADGDFKAVVNSLEDARSHLRRMKANGAFSVKSYNQPRREQRQQIDQAARELGMLVVEEGGSTFHHNMTMVLDGVTSIEHNLPVAPLYKDVIELWRQTDVRNTPTLVVSYGGTSGEYWWYARDNVWEDKKLNRFFPRETLDARSIRREIAPDWDYWHIEVAKSAKKLRDAGIKIQVGGHGQLQGLSPNWEIWSLTQGGFSNFEALRAATIDGADLLGLSKQLGSLETGKQADLVVLNDNPLQNIRATADTRYVMVDGRLFDVDADMAEIGNRAEKAPNFYWQRHRDGQTFGVEFGPTSICHCPKGHGAHVHLD; translated from the coding sequence ATGCCCAGCCACCGTCTGCTCGTCCTGGCGCTTGCCAGCGCCCTCGCCGCCACCCCGGCTTTCGCTCAAAACCCGCCCGCGCCGCAACCGGCACCGCAGCCTGCACCGCAGGACAAGGACAAGGCCGACAAACCGCGCGACCAGCTCGAACAGGACGCGCTGGATCCGGCCGGCAACGACCCGGCGCGCGCCTCGGCGCAGACCGCCAAGGGCGCCAGCAAGCCCGGCGAAGCCAAGGACGAAAAGAAGTGGGACGTGTCGGCCGCGCACGGCCCGACCAAGAGCGTGCGCTTCGAAACCGATGAAGGCACCTGGATGGACGTGGACGTCTCGCCCGACGGGCGCGAGATCGCGTTCTCCCTGCTGGGCGACCTCTACCGCCTGCCGATCGCCGGCGGCGTCGCGCAGCGCGTGACCAGCGGCCCGGCCTGGGAAGTGCAGCCGCGCTGGTCGCCCGACGGCCGCGAGCTGGCCTTCACCTCCGACCGCGGCGGCGGCAACAACCTGTGGCGCGTACGCGCCGACGGCAGCAACCCGGTGCAGGTGACCAAGGAGGATTTCCGCCTGCTCAACAACCCGGCGTGGACGCCGGACGGGCGCTTCCTGATCGGCCGCAAGCACTTCACCGGCGAGCGTTCGCTGGGCGCGGGCGAGCTGTGGATGTACCACGTCGCCGGCAGCGGCGGCGTGCAGCTGACCAAGCAGAAGAACGACCAGCAGGACCTGGGCGAACCGGCGGTGTCGCCGGACGGACGCTACGTCTATTACTCCGAGGACGTCACCGGCGGCCCGAGCTTCCAGTACAACAAGAACGTCCACGACACGATCTATGCGATCAAGCGCCTGGACCGTCAGACCGGCAAGAGCGAAACCCTGGTGTCCACGTCCGGCGGCGCGGTGCGTCCGCAGCCCTCGCCGGACGGCAAGTCGCTGGCGTTCGTGAAGCGCGTGCGCGAGAAGTCGGTGCTGCACGTGCTGGACCTGGCCAGCGGCGAAGTCCGGCCGGTGTGGGACGGACTGTCGCACGACCAGCAGGAGGCCTGGGCGATCTTCGGCCCCTACGCCAACTTCGATTGGACGCCCGACTCGCGCGCGGTGGTGATCTGGGGCCAGGGCAAGCTGTGGCGCGTGGACATGGCCAGCGGCAAGGCGGCCAACGTGCCGTTCACCGCCCAGGTCGATCAGACCGTGACCGCGCCGCTGCGCTTCGAGCAGACGCTGGATGAGGGCCGCTTCACCCCCAAGATGATCCGCGACGTCGCCACCAGCGCCGACGGCAAGACGCTGATCTTCCATGCCGTGGGCCATCTGTGGCGCAAGCGCCTGCCCGACGGCGCGCCCGAGCGCATCACCCGCGACGACAGCCACTACGAATACCAGCCCAGCTTCAGCGCCGATGGCCGCAAGCTGCTGTACACCACCTGGTCCGACCAGGATCTCACCGCGATCTACGTGGCCGACGCCAGCGGCGGCGGTGCGCGCAAGATCAGCCGCGAGCCGGGCTTCTACTACAGCCCGCGCTTCTCGCCCGACGGCCGCCGCATCGTCTACAGCAAGAGCGGCGGCGGCGGCCTGACCGGCAGCCTGTGGTCGCGCGATCAGGGCGTCTACGTGATGGCCGCCGACGGCAGCGGCGCGGTGCGCGTGGCCGAAAGCGGCGAGGCGCCGCAGTTCAATGCCGACGGCACGCGCGTGTACTACCTCACCGGTGGCGGCCTGAAGAAGAAGCTGATGTCGGTGGGCCTGCACGGCGAAGACCCGCGCGAGGTCTACAGCCTCAAGTACGTCGATTCGGTCAGCATCAGCCCCGACGGCAACTGGATCGCGTTCACCGAACTGTTCAACGCCTACGTCGCGCCACTGGTCGCCACCGGCAGCGCGGTGGAGCTGTCCAAGGACAGCAAGGCCATGCCGGTGACGCAGGTCAGCGCCGACGTCGGCAGCTACCTGCATTGGAGCGCGGACTCCAAGTCGCTGCACTGGATGGTCGGCGACCGTTACTACTCGCGCGATCTACGCCAGAGCTTCGCCTTCCTGCCCGGCGCGCCCAAGGAGCTGCCCAAGCCGAGCAACGACGGCGGCATCGCGGTCGGCCTGAGCGTGGCGGTGGACGCGCCCAAGGACACGGTGGCGTTCACCCACGCGCGCATCGTCACCATGCGCGATGCGGAGAAGAGCCAGGAAGTGATCGAGGACGGCACCCTGGTGGTCCGCGGCGACACCATCGTCGCGGTCGGCCCTTCGGCCTCGGTGGCGATCCCGGCCGGCGCGCGCAGCATCGACGCCAGCGGCAAGACCATCGTGCCGGGTTACGTCGACGTGCACGCGCACGCCGCGCACTTCGGCCAGGGCGTGGTGCCGCAGCAGAACTGGGCCTACTACACCAACCTCGCCTTCGGCGTGACCACCATGCACGATCCCTCGGCCACCACCGAGTTCGTGTTCTCGGAGGCGGAGCTGGTCAAGAGCGGCCGCATGGTCGGTCCGCGCATCTTCTCCACCGGCACCATCCTGTACGGCGCCGACGGCGACTTCAAAGCCGTGGTCAATTCGCTGGAAGACGCGCGCAGCCACCTGCGCCGGATGAAGGCCAACGGCGCGTTCTCGGTCAAGAGCTACAACCAGCCGCGCCGCGAGCAGCGCCAGCAGATCGATCAAGCCGCGCGCGAGCTGGGCATGCTGGTGGTCGAGGAAGGCGGTTCGACCTTCCACCACAACATGACCATGGTGCTGGACGGCGTGACCAGCATCGAGCACAACCTGCCGGTGGCGCCGCTGTACAAGGACGTGATCGAACTGTGGCGGCAGACCGACGTGCGCAACACGCCGACGTTGGTGGTGAGCTACGGCGGCACCTCGGGCGAGTACTGGTGGTACGCGCGCGACAACGTCTGGGAAGACAAGAAGCTCAACCGCTTCTTCCCGCGCGAGACGCTGGACGCGCGCTCGATCCGCCGCGAGATCGCGCCGGATTGGGATTACTGGCATATCGAGGTCGCCAAGTCGGCCAAGAAGCTGCGCGACGCCGGCATCAAGATCCAGGTCGGCGGCCACGGCCAGTTGCAGGGCCTGTCGCCGAACTGGGAAATCTGGTCGCTGACCCAGGGCGGTTTCAGCAACTTCGAGGCGCTGCGCGCGGCCACCATCGACGGCGCCGACCTGCTGGGCCTGTCCAAGCAGCTGGGCTCGCTGGAAACCGGCAAGCAGGCCGATCTGGTGGTGCTCAACGACAACCCGCTGCAGAACATCCGCGCCACCGCCGACACCCGCTACGTGATGGTCGACGGCCGTTTGTTCGACGTGGACGCCGACATGGCCGAGATCGGCAACCGCGCCGAGAAGGCGCCGAACTTCTATTGGCAGCGCCACCGCGATGGCCAGACCTTCGGCGTGGAGTTCGGCCCGACCTCGATCTGCCATTGCCCGAAGGGGCATGGCGCGCACGTGCATCTGGATTGA
- a CDS encoding DegV family protein has translation MRIGLVVDSACDLPLEYLQQHDIHLLPVTVRIGEAVLTDHRNPEATLHFLQTHLAERGFEAETTPFTVQQVRDLFVSQLAIDYDYVFCMTITKTRSPIYDNANQASFAILNDYKPVRMAAGNNTPFALRVIDSQNLFAAQGILPVEAVRLRDAGEGAPKIRARLENLALHTQGYLIPRDLNYIRARTRARGDRSVSLLSATLGTMLDIKPVLHCNRGETGPVAKIKGFEPAAQKLFEHCGKRVRDGLMTPTLCLSYGGELDEMHALPGYERLRDTCREHNVELFEAVMSLTSMVNIGKGGVAAGFAAEGGSKFED, from the coding sequence ATGCGCATTGGACTAGTCGTCGATTCGGCTTGCGACCTGCCGCTGGAGTACCTGCAGCAGCACGACATCCATCTGTTGCCGGTGACGGTGCGGATCGGCGAGGCCGTGCTGACCGACCACCGCAACCCCGAGGCCACCCTGCACTTCCTGCAGACCCATCTGGCCGAACGCGGCTTCGAGGCCGAGACCACGCCGTTCACGGTGCAACAGGTGCGCGACCTGTTCGTGAGCCAGCTGGCGATCGACTACGACTACGTGTTCTGCATGACGATCACCAAGACGCGCAGCCCGATCTACGACAACGCCAACCAGGCCAGCTTCGCGATCCTCAACGATTACAAGCCGGTGCGCATGGCCGCCGGCAACAACACCCCGTTCGCGCTGCGGGTGATCGATTCGCAAAACCTGTTCGCCGCGCAGGGCATCCTGCCGGTGGAGGCCGTGCGCCTGCGCGACGCCGGCGAGGGCGCGCCGAAGATCCGCGCGCGGCTGGAGAATCTGGCGCTGCACACGCAGGGTTATCTGATCCCGCGCGATCTGAACTACATCCGCGCGCGCACCCGCGCACGCGGCGACCGCAGCGTGAGCCTGCTCAGCGCCACCTTGGGCACCATGCTGGACATCAAGCCGGTGCTGCACTGCAACCGCGGCGAGACCGGGCCGGTCGCCAAGATCAAGGGCTTCGAGCCGGCGGCGCAGAAGCTGTTCGAACACTGCGGCAAGCGCGTGCGCGACGGCCTGATGACCCCGACGCTGTGCCTGAGCTACGGCGGCGAACTCGACGAAATGCACGCCCTGCCCGGCTACGAACGCCTGCGCGATACCTGCCGCGAGCACAATGTGGAGCTGTTCGAGGCGGTGATGAGCCTGACCAGCATGGTCAACATCGGCAAGGGCGGCGTGGCGGCGGGGTTCGCGGCCGAGGGTGGGAGCAAGTTCGAGGATTGA
- a CDS encoding 2-hydroxychromene-2-carboxylate isomerase, whose amino-acid sequence MTAIDWYFDFISPFSYLAWQKVKTLSAATPLRPVPVVFGAVLVAHGQKGPAEIPGKREFTYRHVLWQSRQEGVALRFPPTHPFNPLPALRLCVAAGATAESVDAIFEWIWGQGHAGDSLEALAPLAAALGVDADTIGSDATKAALRANTEAAIAAGVYGVPTLAFDGAMFWGNDAHDFALAALRDPGVLADPEMQRVGTLPVGVQRPA is encoded by the coding sequence ATGACCGCGATCGACTGGTACTTCGATTTCATCTCGCCGTTCTCCTACTTGGCCTGGCAGAAGGTCAAAACCTTGTCGGCAGCGACGCCGCTGCGGCCGGTGCCGGTGGTGTTCGGCGCGGTGCTGGTGGCGCACGGCCAGAAGGGCCCTGCGGAGATCCCCGGCAAACGCGAGTTCACCTACCGCCACGTGCTGTGGCAGTCGCGCCAGGAGGGCGTGGCGCTGCGCTTCCCGCCCACGCATCCGTTCAATCCGCTGCCGGCGCTGCGCCTGTGCGTGGCGGCCGGCGCCACCGCCGAATCGGTGGACGCGATCTTCGAATGGATCTGGGGCCAGGGCCATGCCGGCGACAGCCTGGAGGCGCTGGCGCCGCTGGCGGCCGCGCTGGGCGTGGACGCGGACACGATCGGCAGCGACGCCACCAAGGCGGCGCTGCGCGCCAACACCGAAGCGGCGATCGCGGCCGGCGTGTACGGCGTGCCCACCCTGGCTTTCGACGGGGCGATGTTCTGGGGCAACGACGCCCACGACTTCGCCCTGGCGGCGCTGCGCGACCCGGGCGTGCTCGCCGACCCCGAAATGCAGCGGGTTGGCACATTGCCTGTGGGGGTACAGCGCCCAGCCTGA
- a CDS encoding DUF1761 domain-containing protein, whose amino-acid sequence MTLPNIDFNWLAVIAAAASAFLLGGIWYGPLFKKAWCREAGVDPDSAPRHPARIFAIAFVCSLLSALIFTILLPTGANAADGFGVGFVVGLFFVAMSFGINYAFAQRSLKLWMIDSGYHILQFILYGVILGAWR is encoded by the coding sequence ATGACCCTACCCAACATCGATTTCAACTGGCTGGCGGTGATCGCCGCGGCCGCGTCCGCGTTCCTGCTGGGCGGCATCTGGTACGGGCCGCTGTTCAAGAAGGCCTGGTGCCGCGAGGCCGGGGTGGATCCGGACTCGGCGCCGCGGCATCCGGCGCGGATCTTCGCCATCGCCTTCGTCTGCAGCCTGCTGTCGGCGCTGATCTTCACCATCCTGCTGCCCACCGGCGCCAATGCGGCGGACGGTTTCGGCGTGGGCTTCGTGGTCGGCCTGTTCTTCGTGGCGATGAGCTTCGGCATCAACTACGCCTTCGCCCAGCGCAGCCTCAAGCTGTGGATGATCGACAGCGGCTACCACATCCTTCAGTTCATCCTGTACGGGGTGATCCTGGGCGCATGGCGTTGA
- a CDS encoding diguanylate cyclase, whose product MKRVWIAAWLVLCSVCAPAWAAGLVRVERLDRPAPATFEALRALPDAAYVAQPGAAQLSGAQNGRGWWRLRPESSEEPRVLLVYHPFSARITVMAPPDYRPQSATIFDPGPQASHSRRSLAFPLSAAGPVYVGVEGARYPLQIAVRTSAEYAVEDHRHVRVLWLSMGILVGVSLVVLLFWTQLRERVYLLFSASMVLQLLYVLCAYGDAYALPALAWLGRFGVAGIWFVATSSTIVTVLFLAEFADLRPRAPWLTRALLIVGAWIPLVMLVLLVSPWPVSKAWFPPLGNGLLMLANVLAVVTLAAVWLRGGRHAGFVLIAWVPLVTVSTARAMQLSAGVPLAPWLEYGLPVMQAFAAVVLVLGLADRMLTFRRERDVAQLHAEHDALTGVLNRAGIITRLNRAVAEARRKRQSLAVLFLDLDHFKAINDSYGHPVGDACLCAVTESIHSETMPAYQLGRIGGEEFLLLLPGVSDIVARETAEQIRRKVERRCREVKGMPVALTLSIGVVECGPDDSAATLIQRADAAMYKAKHEGRNRVVMLDTQSVAV is encoded by the coding sequence ATGAAACGAGTCTGGATCGCGGCGTGGTTGGTGCTGTGCAGTGTCTGCGCCCCGGCGTGGGCTGCCGGCCTCGTGCGCGTCGAGCGCCTGGACCGGCCCGCCCCGGCCACCTTCGAGGCCCTGCGCGCCCTGCCCGATGCCGCCTACGTCGCCCAGCCCGGCGCGGCCCAGCTCAGCGGCGCGCAGAACGGCCGTGGCTGGTGGCGGCTGCGGCCGGAGTCCTCGGAAGAGCCGCGCGTGCTGCTGGTCTACCACCCCTTCAGCGCCCGCATCACCGTAATGGCGCCGCCCGATTACCGCCCCCAAAGCGCCACCATTTTCGACCCGGGCCCCCAGGCCAGCCATTCGCGGCGCTCGCTCGCGTTTCCGTTGAGCGCGGCCGGCCCGGTGTACGTGGGCGTGGAGGGCGCGCGCTATCCGCTGCAGATCGCCGTGCGCACCAGCGCCGAGTACGCGGTCGAAGACCACCGCCACGTGCGCGTGCTCTGGCTCAGCATGGGCATCCTGGTGGGCGTGTCGCTGGTGGTGCTGCTGTTCTGGACGCAGCTGCGCGAGCGCGTGTACCTGCTGTTCTCGGCCAGCATGGTGCTGCAGCTGCTGTACGTGCTGTGCGCCTATGGCGACGCATACGCGCTGCCGGCGCTGGCCTGGCTGGGGCGTTTCGGCGTCGCCGGCATCTGGTTCGTGGCCACGTCCTCCACCATCGTCACCGTGCTGTTCCTGGCCGAGTTCGCCGACCTGCGCCCGCGCGCGCCCTGGCTCACGCGCGCGCTGCTGATCGTCGGCGCCTGGATACCGCTGGTCATGCTGGTGCTGCTGGTCTCGCCGTGGCCGGTCAGCAAGGCCTGGTTCCCGCCGCTGGGCAACGGCCTGCTGATGCTGGCCAACGTGCTGGCCGTGGTCACCCTGGCCGCGGTCTGGCTGCGCGGCGGCCGCCACGCTGGTTTCGTGCTGATCGCCTGGGTGCCGCTGGTCACCGTCTCCACCGCGCGCGCCATGCAGCTCAGCGCCGGCGTGCCGTTGGCGCCCTGGCTGGAATACGGCCTGCCGGTGATGCAGGCCTTCGCCGCGGTGGTGCTGGTGCTGGGCCTGGCCGACCGCATGCTCACCTTCCGCCGCGAGCGCGACGTCGCCCAACTGCACGCCGAACACGACGCTCTCACCGGCGTGCTCAACCGAGCCGGCATCATCACCCGCCTCAACCGCGCCGTCGCCGAAGCGCGCCGCAAGCGCCAATCGCTGGCCGTGCTGTTCCTCGACCTGGACCACTTCAAGGCCATCAACGACAGCTACGGCCATCCCGTCGGCGACGCCTGCCTGTGCGCCGTCACCGAAAGCATCCATTCCGAAACCATGCCCGCCTATCAACTGGGCCGCATCGGCGGCGAGGAATTCCTGCTGCTGCTGCCCGGCGTCAGCGACATCGTCGCGCGCGAAACCGCCGAACAGATCCGCCGCAAAGTCGAACGCCGCTGCCGCGAAGTCAAAGGCATGCCGGTCGCGCTGACCCTGAGCATCGGCGTGGTCGAATGCGGCCCCGACGACAGCGCCGCCACCCTGATCCAGCGCGCCGACGCCGCGATGTACAAAGCCAAACACGAAGGCCGCAACCGCGTGGTCATGCTCGACACCCAGTCCGTCGCCGTCTAA
- a CDS encoding LuxR family transcriptional regulator, which translates to MTIVALQAAPAHAASPSKSPLIGRWSLDVSTLPMPPAVRPKRVDLEFRDAPNGQWTTRVDIVDQNDGKMHSESTLSLDATPGRATGTYWVDVLAAKMPAPDVLVMQFVYEKIPRSTRVYTVSADRKTLTETETYFTSDGTPKMRTAQFSRAADAP; encoded by the coding sequence CTGACGATCGTCGCCCTCCAGGCCGCGCCCGCCCACGCCGCATCGCCCTCGAAGTCCCCCCTGATCGGCCGCTGGTCCCTGGACGTCAGCACCCTTCCCATGCCGCCCGCGGTCCGCCCCAAGCGCGTGGACCTCGAGTTCCGCGACGCCCCCAACGGCCAATGGACCACCCGCGTCGACATCGTCGATCAGAACGACGGCAAGATGCATTCCGAATCCACCCTGTCCCTGGACGCCACCCCCGGCCGCGCCACCGGCACCTACTGGGTCGACGTGCTCGCCGCCAAGATGCCCGCGCCCGACGTGCTGGTCATGCAGTTCGTCTACGAAAAGATCCCCCGTTCGACCCGCGTCTACACCGTCAGCGCCGACCGCAAGACCCTCACCGAAACCGAAACCTACTTCACCTCCGACGGCACCCCGAAGATGCGCACCGCGCAGTTCTCGCGCGCCGCGGACGCGCCCTGA
- a CDS encoding DUF1294 domain-containing protein, with amino-acid sequence MRQVGRISDWNEDKGYGFVVPHDGGSRAFVHAKAFQFGSRRPVDGDLISYATVKDGRGRTNAVDVRFAGQKIEARKPSRPPKPLPIPRLAIGLLFLLATVACAFLGLLPIVVMAGYLLMSSVSFLMYTLDKAAAGKDARRTPENTLHVVDLLGGWPGALIAQQLSRHKTIKASFQFAFWITVFANLTVVAWLVYSGVV; translated from the coding sequence ATGCGACAGGTCGGACGCATCTCGGACTGGAACGAAGACAAGGGCTACGGCTTCGTCGTGCCGCACGACGGCGGCAGCCGCGCCTTCGTCCACGCCAAGGCCTTCCAGTTCGGCTCGCGCCGACCGGTCGACGGCGACCTGATCTCGTACGCCACCGTCAAGGACGGACGCGGCCGTACGAATGCGGTGGATGTGCGCTTCGCCGGCCAGAAGATCGAAGCGCGCAAACCGTCCAGGCCCCCCAAGCCGCTGCCGATACCCCGGCTGGCCATCGGCTTGCTGTTCTTGCTGGCAACGGTGGCCTGCGCATTTCTCGGCCTGCTTCCCATCGTCGTCATGGCCGGCTACCTGTTGATGAGCAGCGTGTCGTTCCTGATGTACACCCTCGACAAAGCCGCGGCCGGTAAGGACGCACGGCGCACGCCCGAAAACACCTTGCACGTCGTCGACCTGCTGGGCGGCTGGCCGGGCGCCCTCATCGCCCAACAACTGTCGCGCCACAAGACGATAAAAGCCTCGTTCCAGTTCGCCTTCTGGATTACCGTGTTCGCCAACCTGACGGTGGTGGCATGGCTGGTGTACAGCGGCGTCGTCTAA
- a CDS encoding antibiotic biosynthesis monooxygenase: MNTDPPFCALYRWRLHPGTEPTFVEAWSRVTQLLRAERGSLGSRLHRGPDAIWYSYTQWPSAAAKAEGLARPSVDPEAWQRMRSCIAESLPEVILEPVADFLAPLSHDPSQSQNV; the protein is encoded by the coding sequence ATGAACACCGACCCCCCGTTCTGCGCCCTCTACCGTTGGCGTCTGCATCCCGGCACCGAACCCACCTTCGTCGAGGCCTGGTCTCGCGTCACCCAGTTGCTACGCGCCGAGCGCGGCTCGCTCGGCTCGCGCCTGCACCGCGGGCCGGACGCGATTTGGTACAGCTACACCCAATGGCCGTCGGCGGCAGCGAAAGCCGAAGGACTCGCGCGCCCGTCCGTGGACCCCGAAGCCTGGCAGCGGATGCGCTCGTGCATCGCCGAGAGCCTGCCCGAGGTGATCCTGGAGCCGGTGGCGGACTTTCTCGCGCCGCTCAGTCACGACCCGAGTCAAAGCCAGAATGTCTGA